The DNA window ATTCAGCCCGCGTGATTCATGCGTGTGAAACCATGAGCCGGGTTGAAATATTGATGGTGGAGCATCCCGGCTTTTATCATCGCCCCAATCCCTATATCGATCCGGAGACGGGGAAGGATTGGCCCGATAATGCGCTGAGATTTATCTTCTTTTGCCGTGCCGTCGAGGAGGTGGTTCGACGGGATCTCTGGCGGGCGGAACTTGTGCATCTACACGATAATCACACCGCTCCGCTGGCGACCTTTCTCGCACGCGGCATCGGGCCCCGGCCGGGGATCGTGCTGACGATTCATAATATCGGATACCAGGGAATGTATCCCCTGGGTGAAGTCCGCCGGCTTGGTTTCCCTGAAAATTGGCTCTATCCCGCCGGTCCGGTGGAATTCTGGAAGCAGGCCAACTTTCTCAAGATGGGGGTGACCGATTCGGATGTGTTGACGACGGTGAGTCCGCGGTATGCAAAGGATATTGTCTCCAAAGAATATGGTTTCGGGCTGGAAGATCTGCTCCAGGAACGGGCCGGCGACCTGGTGGGGATCCTGAATGGTATAGATATGGAGGTTTGGAATCCTGCAACCGATCCGATGATTCCCTATCCCTACCGTCCTTCCGACTTTCAAAACAAGCGCTTAAACAAAGAGCGGTTACTGCAAGCGATGGAACTTCCGGTGGAGATGGATATCCCAATCGTGGGGATGGTAACACGGCTCGTTGATCAGAAGGGCTTTGATCTCATCGAAAGCGCGGCCAAAGAAATGATCACGGGCGATCGTTTGAAACTCATCGTGCTCGGAACGGGAGAACCCCGGTATGAGAAGCTGATGAGGAAACTGAGGACTCAATATCCCCAGAGCATCGGTGTCAGCATCGGATTTAGCGAGCCGATGGCTCATCTTGTTGAAGCGGGGTCCGATTTTTTCCTTATGCCGAGCCTCTATGAACCTTGTGGTTTGAATCAAATGTATTCCTACCGGTACGGTACGGTGCCGATTGTCAGGGCGACCGGTGGGCTGGCTGATACCGTCTTCGAATTCGAACCGATCTCGGGACGGGGGACCGGGTTTGTTTTTGAACCGTACAAACGGGAAGCCATGTTGAAAGCGATCCAGCGCGCCGTTGATGTCTACGGCAAACCGCGAACCTTTAAAAAACTGGTTTCAAAAATCATGCAGCTTGATTACTCATGGGGTCAAACGGCCTTGAGATACCTGGATATTTATAAACAAGCCATTGAAAGGTCCCGGGCTCTTTAAAGGCTCTGTCTTCATCGATTTATTCCGCCTGGACATATTTCACAGTTCCCTCTAATCTTACAGTAGCCGCAGAAAGCCGGGGGCGGCGGGAAGAGAGGGCAGCCAAATGCTGTGCGGAATCACCTCGAAGGATTCTTGCGCATTCGGTTCCTTCAAGAAGCATGCGACCGACACCGGATTCCCCCGCCGGCCGAATGATGGGGGGAAAAATCGAATATTAGGGATCGTCCTTCTGTCGATCTTTTTTGTCGCTCCTTTCTCTATACGCCCTGCCGCCGCTGAAGAACCTCTTCCCCCTGAGAAGGATGAGACGCTGGAAGAGGTTCGGCAGAAAATCGCCGAGAAAGGGTATCGCTGGAAGGCCGGTCCCACATCCCGATCCGACTGGTCTTGGGAAAGATTACAGCGTACGCTTACATTGAATCCGCCGGACGATATGGATCAATACCCCAGAATCGATCCCTCCATATCGATGAAGAACGCCGACGATCTGCCCATCCGTTTTGACTGGCGTGATCATGAAGGGACAACGCCGGCAAAGAATCAAGGTGACTGTGGGTCCTGCTGGGCCTTTGCTTCGATTGGGGCGCTGGAGGGCTGCGCAAGAATTCATGACGGCCTTATCTATGATCTCAGCGAGCAGCAAATGCTTTCGTGCAATGACAGTGGATATGGTTGCGACGGTGGTTGGATGAATTCCTGTTATAGGCTCTTCATGGATCCGGGCGCCATGACGGAGGAAGATATCCCCTATGTGGCCACGGAGCTGGCCGCCTGTTTTCAAAATCATTTCGAGCCCCAGGCGAAGATTTCTAATTGGTTCTATTTGTCGCAAAGCACAAGGGCGATGAAGGCGGCGATTTATGAATACGGTCCCATTGTTGTCGCGATGATGGTTCATTCCGACTTCCGCTATTATCAAGGCGACTGCTATGAACATGCCTCGGTCGGCGACGTCAATCATGCCGTCATCATTGTTGGGTGGGATGATTATGTCTGTGGCGATCATGGCGCCTGGATCTGTAAAAACAGCTGGAGTGAGGGGTGGGGTGAGAACGGCTTTTTCTATATCGGGTATCACAGCGCCGATATCGGGGAGCGGGCGGCGGCGATCGTTCACATTCCATTGCCGCGGGTCCACATCCTCCATGTTCCGGTTGATTCCAGGCCGGAATCCGGCTTTGATTTCGAGATCAGCGCCGACATCATGTCAAAGGTCTCGACGGTTTGCCCGGACTCGGTGTTTATGTCTTATCGAATCAACGGCGGCGGCTTTGAAACCTTTTTGCTCGCCGGGACGGAAACCCCCGGCGTCTATAGCGGCGCCATCCCGGCCCAGCCTCTGCTGACGACGATCGATTACTACCTCTCCGCCACGGATCATGATGGAAATCACGTTTGTTCACCGCTGCTGGCGCCTGATGAATATTATTCCTTCGATGTCGTTAAGTGGCGGGACAATTTTGAGGACGACAGCGACGCTTGGGTTGTCGGCGGCTCGGAAGATGATGCGACCAAGGGGATCTGGGAGAGGGTCGAGCCGATCGGCACGGCATTCCAGCCGGGCGAAGACCATACTCATTCCGGAACCCAATGTTGGATCACGGGACAGCATATACCCGGCGAGGACGACGCTTTCAACGATGTCGACTTCGGCCAGACGACCTTGACCAGTCCGATGTACAACCTTAGGGGATCAAAAACCGCCCGGGCCAAGTATTTCCGCTGGTTCACCAATCATCTCGGCGCCAATCCTTATGAGGATTATTGGGTCGTGCAGGCCCGCAACAACGGCGGAGCATGGGTTGATATTGAGAATATCAATATTTCCACTGCGGAATGGGTTTTGGTGGACAGTGATCTCATAGAGAAGTTTGGGCACGCTCTGGGGGATGTGCAGTTCAGGTTTATCGCATCGGATCGCGGACCGGGATCGGCCGTTGAGGCGGCGATCGATGATTTCGCCATCTTCGCCGACCCGGACACAACGACAACCTGGGCTCTGAACGGCCAGGATTACAGAATGAGTCTTGCTTCGCCGAATCCCCTGCATGTGCAGACAATTTTTAAACTGCAAATTGAGAGGCCGATCGCAGGTTCAATTCAAGTCTATGGAGTCGACGGGCGCCTCATTCGGAATCTGTTCCAGGGTGAGTTTTCACCCGGCTCGCTTGAGATCCCATGGGATGGGCGTGATGAAAATGGCAACCGGGTGCGGCCGGGTGTTTATCTTTATCGTGTCGATATTGGAGAAGATCGCAACCAGGGCCGGATTGTCGTCATACGCTGACCGGCGCTTCTGTCTGCCGGCGGATTTTATTGTTAAACCGATTCAATAAAGGTCTTGTGCATGACCTTTATCGCCGCATCGGATTCATCCTTGTTTATCAGAAAAGATAAGGCCAATCCTTGGGCATATACTCCGAGGATCCGGCATTGATGGTGGGCGAGGGCGTCTCGAGCCTTATCCACCACCGCCGGATCGACCATCGTGCCCTCACCCACCAGGCTCAACAGGGCCAACGCACCGCGGGCCGCCATGCCTTCCGGCAGCCCTGCAGGGGGATCGCCCTCAAAGATGAGGTGGCGGGAATGGCCGGTTGCCGTCCCTTCCTCATGCAGGATCAGGGGGCGACCGAGATC is part of the Candidatus Eisenbacteria bacterium genome and encodes:
- a CDS encoding glycogen synthase, which codes for MAPYMKVGGLADVMGALPRELVRLGHQVAVAIPLYPGMDHERPAGFKILKEWSIGLTLGEERHSARVIHACETMSRVEILMVEHPGFYHRPNPYIDPETGKDWPDNALRFIFFCRAVEEVVRRDLWRAELVHLHDNHTAPLATFLARGIGPRPGIVLTIHNIGYQGMYPLGEVRRLGFPENWLYPAGPVEFWKQANFLKMGVTDSDVLTTVSPRYAKDIVSKEYGFGLEDLLQERAGDLVGILNGIDMEVWNPATDPMIPYPYRPSDFQNKRLNKERLLQAMELPVEMDIPIVGMVTRLVDQKGFDLIESAAKEMITGDRLKLIVLGTGEPRYEKLMRKLRTQYPQSIGVSIGFSEPMAHLVEAGSDFFLMPSLYEPCGLNQMYSYRYGTVPIVRATGGLADTVFEFEPISGRGTGFVFEPYKREAMLKAIQRAVDVYGKPRTFKKLVSKIMQLDYSWGQTALRYLDIYKQAIERSRAL